Below is a window of Sulfurimonas sp. DNA.
ATAGTCTCTTTAAACGGGTAAAGATTAACACATACAAGATCAATCGCTTCAACACCTAACTCTTTAGCTTGATCTAGGTGAGATTGTTTATCACGACGGTGTAAGATACCACCATGAACATATGGGTTTAGTGTTTTAACACGACCTTCAAAACACTCAGGGAATTTTGTAACCTCATCGATTTCAATAGCTTTAATTCCAGCTTCTACTAACTTTTTATAAGTACCACCAGTAGAGATGATCTCAAAACCGTTCTTTACAAGTGATTGACAAAACTCAACCACACCTGCTTTATCACTAACGCTTACTAATGCTCTTTTAGACAATGCAATTCCTTGAAAAAATAAATTATGAAATTTTATCTAAACCTAGTTTATAAAATGGTAAACTATCTCAATTAGTGATGACAAGGTAAAAAAATGAAAAATATTGCTATTATGTGTTCTGGTGGTGATGTGTCCGGTATGAACCCCGCACTTAAACATTTTGTTGAATACGCTAAAAAAAATAACCTTATACCTTATTTTGTAAATAAAGGCTATGAGGGTCTTATAGATAACGATATATATGAAGCTACATATAAAGACGTAGCTGGAATTATTACTCGTGGCGGTACAAAGATAGGTAGTTCTAGAAGTAAAAGGTTTTTAGACTACAAATATCGTGAGATCGCTAAAAATAATTTAGATGCGCTAAATATAGATTCTATAGTTGTACTTGGCGGGGATGGCTCATTCCGCGGACTACACCAATTTTACAAAGATTTTGGTGTTAGATTTTCAGGTATACCATCAACTATCGATAATGATATTCACGGGACTGATTATTGTCTAGGTGTTGATACTGCACTAAATATTATAAAAACTTCAATCGATGCTATACGTGATACAGCTTCAAGTTTTAGACGTGCTTTTGTTGTTGAAACTATGGGTAGAGACTGTGGATATCTGGCAATGATAACAGCACTTACTAGTGGGGCTGAGATGTGTTTGATACCAGAGATAGAGTATAACCTTGATGACTATGAAGCAAAGTTCAAAGAGGATGTAAAAAATGGAAGGGATTATTTTTTAGCTATTGTGGCTGAAGGGATAAAAGAAGATTCATCTGAAATATCAAAATGGTTTGAAGAAAAAATAGGAATGGAATCTCGCGTATCTGTACTAGGACACATACAACGCGGAGGAAACCCTAGTATATATGACAGACTTATGGCTTATAAATTTGTAAACCAAGCGGTTGATGCTTTACTTAACGGTAGAGATGAGAGCATAGTATGCTATACACAAAAAGGTTTTGAGTACAAAAGTATAGATGAAGTTACAAAACCTTACAAGCTTGATACTAGCCTGTTAAATACTCTCTAAAAACAATATTTAGAGATATCTTCAGGTCTACCTACATAAAAACCTTGAGCATAATCAACATTAAGCTTTCTAACTGTATCTAAAATCTCTTTTGAAGATACAAACTCGGCTATAGTTTTTACGTTTAGTTTTTGTGCTAGACCTACTATAGTCTCCACCATTATCTGCGAGTGCTTATCTCTGTCGATATTTGAAATCAGCGATGAATCAATTTTAATATAATCGATCGGAAGATTTAAAATATGGGTGAAGTTTGAATAACCTGATCCAAAATCATCAAGAGCTATTTTAATGCCGTATGTTCTTATTTTACTACAGAATTTATATACGACATCATAGTCATTAAATTCTTCTGTTTCAAGTATCTCTATAGTGATCAGCTCGTTATAGTTAAATTGATCTAACATCTCATAAATTGTATTTTTTGTTCTTTCATTTTCAATATCGACTATTGATATATTTATGGAACACGGCACTTTATATTTTTTAATCGTATTTAGAGTATTCTCAAAAACTTTTTTGGTAAGTTTATAATAGACTTTATTTTGTTTGGCTACTTCTATAAAAGTATGCGGAGGTACAATCTCATCACCATTTTTGATTCTAACTAAAGACTCGTACTTAGTTTCAAGGTTAGGATTCTGAATAGGTGATATAGGCTGAAAGTATGAGATAACATCATCGTTTTCAAATGCCTTCATAAGCAGGTTTTTACACTCAATATCATCTTTATGTTTTTGTTCTATTTCCTGAGTTTCACTAAATACAGCTAAATGCTGATTTTTAACTTTTGCATCTTTTAGAGCCATGTCAGCAAATGCGAGCATCTTTTTATCTCCATAAAAAGAAACACCTGCACTCATAACAAAAGAATGTTTATGCTCATCTATATCAAAAACGTTCTTTTTGTAAATATTTAAAAAGTGATTTATTGAGTGTAAGAACCTATCTTTATCAATAGATAGATTTTCCTGAACTACTATGGCAAACTCATCACCACTAATATGATATATACTGGCCTCTTCAATATCTAGATAGTTTTCTATAAACTTTGCACTCTTTTGAAGTGCTAAATTCCCCATCTCCTCACCATATACATCGTTAAACTTCTGAAACTTGTCAATATTTAGTAAGGCCATCATTGAAAAATTATATATCTGAAAGTCTTCTAAAAGTTTATTTCTATTTGGAAGTCCACTTAAAAAGTGTGTATATACTTTTTGATAAAGTTCATTTGTTTTTTTAGTTATCTCATTCTCTAAATTTTCATTATATTTTAAAAGTTGAGCTTGAAGATTTTTTTGTTTTTCTTCAGCTTCAAAAGAGCGTTTTAATTCTTTTTTTAGATTGTTTTGAAGTGAATTCAACTTAAGCATTGAAAATATAACTATCAAAACAGTTATTAAAAAAGAACCTATTACAGTCATCTGGTTTAATATATTTGATTCTCTTAATTCAACTATAGTTTCTTGTAAGATTGTTATTATGATCTTTTCAACTTCATTTACATCACCGGCAAAACCTTTTGTCACCTCGTTATAACCGATAACTGCATCCTCAAGATCTTCATTAAATTCACTATGTAAGGACTCAATTACACTATCTTCAACACTTTGGTATGCTATAAGACGTTTTTTCAACGTCAATAATTTTTCATCCAAAAGCGTTTTTAATCTTTCATCTTCACTTACAATTTCATATATATCATCTATTATTCTTCTAAACTGAGCATGATTTTTTTTAGGTGCATCACCAAGTAAAATACTCTGTAGTAAATTTGACTGTTTCTCTTCTATGCTCAAATTAAGTTTTTGAATATTTTTTGAAAGAGTCAGGTACTTGTTTTCAACCTCCGATATTATCTCTGTATTCTCATCTATGTTTTTTACAGAAAATGCTAGTGAAACAAAAAGCAGTATAAAACTGCCAATTAACAATAGATATATTTTACTTTTTAATTCTAACACTAGAACTCAGCTTTTATAGAAAGGTAAGATATCTTTTGTTTACCGTCTTTTTTCACAGGTTCACCAAAATGCCATCCACTTCCAGTGTAATCTTCATTGCTGTACATATATCCTAATTTCACATACATATCTTTATGGAAATTATATATAGCATATCCCTCACTAACATCACCTCTAATTGCTAGTTTGTTGTACATATCTTCTGCGCCCTGAGTTGCACTGAACCAATATTTACTACCGTGATTATATTCTGCACCGAAACTAAAATCACTGTTAAAATCGTATTTCATACCTACATAAACGGAGTGTCCTGATGTATCTATCATCGGACCTTTTGCATAACTTGCCATAGAAAAACCAGGGTCATTTGGATCATCTTGTATACCATCATTATTTGCATCTACTATTTGGTAATCATCAATCTTTCCATTTGCATTAGGGTTTGAGATTGCTGAGTGAGCAAAAAAAGTCAGCCTGTCATCCAATAAGTTTCTTATATCTATACCAAGACCGTAAGTAAAAATATCTCCCAAATCACTTGCATCATCAGAATTAACATCAGGTCCAAGGTATGGATGAGCTTTAAAATCACCCAAGTAGTTTACACCAAAAGATAGTAAACTATCACCACCGAACAGTTTAAACTCTGTATCAAAGTATGTTCCCAGAACATTTGCATTATCTATATTTTCACGATTACATTGATATGGATAAAATTCAGCTTTTAGAGTATATGCTTTTGCGGCAATAAATCTTAAAAAATTTCCTTCTCCAAGTTTTTGAGTACCTATCAAACCATATGTATTCATATCAAATACCAGTGCTGGGAACATAGATTTTCTCTCATTGTTTAAAGCAAAGTTCATAGGAGTTCCACCAGTTGTCGGAAGTACACCGAAACTAAAAGTAAAAGCGTAATCTGAACCTATATTTGGTGTATAGTCAACATATGCACGGTCTACATCAAAAGCACTAGATGCTGATACAGATTTAATATCACGAGACAATATACATAGTCTTTGGTTTGACTGTGTTGATGTTGTAAATATAAACCTTCCGTTGAACTTAGTATATTTGTCTATATTTCCAATCATATTTAGTTTAAACTTTACAGCTACTGCAGGATCAAAATCTTTACTAAATTGATCTCTTC
It encodes the following:
- a CDS encoding 6-phosphofructokinase, whose translation is MKNIAIMCSGGDVSGMNPALKHFVEYAKKNNLIPYFVNKGYEGLIDNDIYEATYKDVAGIITRGGTKIGSSRSKRFLDYKYREIAKNNLDALNIDSIVVLGGDGSFRGLHQFYKDFGVRFSGIPSTIDNDIHGTDYCLGVDTALNIIKTSIDAIRDTASSFRRAFVVETMGRDCGYLAMITALTSGAEMCLIPEIEYNLDDYEAKFKEDVKNGRDYFLAIVAEGIKEDSSEISKWFEEKIGMESRVSVLGHIQRGGNPSIYDRLMAYKFVNQAVDALLNGRDESIVCYTQKGFEYKSIDEVTKPYKLDTSLLNTL
- a CDS encoding EAL domain-containing protein, producing the protein MLIGSFILLFVSLAFSVKNIDENTEIISEVENKYLTLSKNIQKLNLSIEEKQSNLLQSILLGDAPKKNHAQFRRIIDDIYEIVSEDERLKTLLDEKLLTLKKRLIAYQSVEDSVIESLHSEFNEDLEDAVIGYNEVTKGFAGDVNEVEKIIITILQETIVELRESNILNQMTVIGSFLITVLIVIFSMLKLNSLQNNLKKELKRSFEAEEKQKNLQAQLLKYNENLENEITKKTNELYQKVYTHFLSGLPNRNKLLEDFQIYNFSMMALLNIDKFQKFNDVYGEEMGNLALQKSAKFIENYLDIEEASIYHISGDEFAIVVQENLSIDKDRFLHSINHFLNIYKKNVFDIDEHKHSFVMSAGVSFYGDKKMLAFADMALKDAKVKNQHLAVFSETQEIEQKHKDDIECKNLLMKAFENDDVISYFQPISPIQNPNLETKYESLVRIKNGDEIVPPHTFIEVAKQNKVYYKLTKKVFENTLNTIKKYKVPCSINISIVDIENERTKNTIYEMLDQFNYNELITIEILETEEFNDYDVVYKFCSKIRTYGIKIALDDFGSGYSNFTHILNLPIDYIKIDSSLISNIDRDKHSQIMVETIVGLAQKLNVKTIAEFVSSKEILDTVRKLNVDYAQGFYVGRPEDISKYCF
- a CDS encoding DUF3373 family protein, translating into MTKKIFLLALMVTLSYGSSDLEKKLELLEAEVRELKKLSNDNKADLNEYIPIIEASETQSLLDKVDFLPELEVRMDKMDYELGQIEGENTQALYPDGVHQRRDQFSKDFDPAVAVKFKLNMIGNIDKYTKFNGRFIFTTSTQSNQRLCILSRDIKSVSASSAFDVDRAYVDYTPNIGSDYAFTFSFGVLPTTGGTPMNFALNNERKSMFPALVFDMNTYGLIGTQKLGEGNFLRFIAAKAYTLKAEFYPYQCNRENIDNANVLGTYFDTEFKLFGGDSLLSFGVNYLGDFKAHPYLGPDVNSDDASDLGDIFTYGLGIDIRNLLDDRLTFFAHSAISNPNANGKIDDYQIVDANNDGIQDDPNDPGFSMASYAKGPMIDTSGHSVYVGMKYDFNSDFSFGAEYNHGSKYWFSATQGAEDMYNKLAIRGDVSEGYAIYNFHKDMYVKLGYMYSNEDYTGSGWHFGEPVKKDGKQKISYLSIKAEF